Genomic segment of Amphibacillus xylanus NBRC 15112:
TATGCGTATTCGCCATTAGCTGCAAATGCTAAATGACGCGGACCACTTCCTGCTGGTGTCTTTAATACATGCTTTTTCTGTAATTTCCCGATTTGATCAATCGCATAAGTTGTGATCTCATCACTACCTAAATCAACGGCAAACACATATTTTTGATCTGGTGAGAATCCAGCATAATGCATATGTGGCTTCTCTTGACGCTCATGGGGTCCAGATCCTTCATGAATTGCAATATCAGCAACCTCTTTTAATGAACCATCTGGATTCGTTAAATAAGATATAATTTGCTTAGTATGGTAATTAGCCGTTACGACAATTGATTGATTTTGATTTACGCTGACATGACATGGTGGTGAACCTGCTTCAGTTAAACTATTCAATTTAGTTAACTCTTTAGTTGCTTGATCAATTGAAAATGCAGTAATTCCTCCCTGATCACCTTCTTGCGTTACGGCATATAAGTATTTATTATTAGCTGAGACCGTAACATAAGTCGGGTTACTTAATTCAGCAACTGGTGTTACTTCTACGATTTTTGCTTGCTCAGTGTCAAAAGTAAAACGGTAAACACCTTTACTCTCTTCTTTCGTATATGAACCTAAATAGCCTGTAATTACATTCGTCATTCTATCTGCTCCTTCTGCAAATTTGCTATGTCTAGTATAGCAAAAATACCGATAATCCACTAATATTTTAACATTAATTATGTAAAGATTCTGATAATAAATTAGTCAGAAATTACTATTGTTCTTAAATTCAATTAACCCGACAAGTGAATTTGATCCACTTGTCGGGTTAAAATTAGTCATTATGATTGGTTTTTTAGCATATTTGTTACTTGTTGGATTGGGTTTTTATTCCCATTACGACGCATACTGTAAAAAGCTGCAGCGCCTACTCCGATTGATGCGAGGATTGGAATGATTATATTACCCTTCTTATTCACTATTTAACACCTCCCACCAATAGCTTACCCATTTATTAAGGCCACTATTGGCAGTAAAAAATGCTAATTAACGGTAGACATTTCAGCTCTCAACATCTTTCTTGCTCGGTGTAGTCTTGTTTTTACCGCAGATAATGATATGTTTAATTGATCTGCTATCTCCTGATCCTTACCATCTGTCGCTATTTTTATTTTTAAAACCTCTTGCATCCCTTTCGGTAATGTATCAATTTTTTCTAAAATACCATCTTTTTCAAACTGCCAATTTAGTTGAGTTGGAATCGAGTCTTTAGGACAACGTAATAATTGGCCAGCTTCTGCTCCTTCTTCTACTGAGACTGTTTCGTATCTCGTCTGCTTTCTATAATAATCAATCGCAGTTCTAATAACAATCGTTCGAAGCCAGGCACGATGCTTGGACTGATCAATTAAGTGACCGTAGTTTTTATATGCTTTTATAAACGCTTCTTGCACAATATCTTCAGCACTATAGTGATTATGAACAATTCGATTTGCCACATAAAACATTTCATTATAGTGCTTTTGATAATACCCGGTAAAATCAGCTTCTCGATTTTCGACTACCTCATGCATTTGGTGCTCTCCTTTCGCTATTTTAGATTGTTGATCACTTCATCTGGCAACTGTGATTTGTGAATTTTAATGACGTATGGATACCAAGTGTCTTTTAAGTACAATACTAGTAAATGATCACCTTCAAAATCTTCATACGTGACTTTTGTTAAGATTTGATTAATCTGATCAGCATCTGTGATGATTGATTTTTTAGATTCTGACAATATATTAGAGAAATATTCACGCTCGTCATAATAGTAATACTCTTCAAGATCATCTGGTGTTGCAATAATAATTTTCTCTACATCTTCTGCTGTCATCATTGCTTGTTCTAACAAATCATTATCTTCTAGCCACTTGATGACTTCCTTATAATTCCACGACAATTCATAGAATTGATGATATTGATTTAAGTTATCATTAAAATGTACTTCCACTGTTGAACTATATGGAGTTGAATCATGATCTGTATTTAAAAGATCTTGTTTAAACAGGTCTACAAATTCTGCTATCTCTTTATAATTAGTAATCGTTAGTTCTGAGTTCGTTGGATATGCAACAATCCTAATTTGACTAATGTCTTTTGGATTGACATAAAATATTTCATTTGTGTATTTTTTATAAGTTTGTGTTTGAGTAATTTCTTCTAAAAGTTTTTGATGATCAAGTTGATCCGAAGATCTATATTCTCTCACCATTTCCTTACCATTCTTCAAGCGATACAGAATCGTAATATCTTTATAGAAGTAGTCATACCATTCTGTCATTTGATTTGAATTAATTAATTGTTGGTGATATTCGCGAACACGATCAATATCCACTTGTGTTGTAAAGCCTTCTAAATCACCATATTTATCAAGGTTTTCATTAAATGAATATTTGTCAATCACAACGAATGCAGATTCTACCTGATCAGTTTCAGGAATTCTGTTCTGATAACCTGTTACATCAAAGATAGTCAATAATAAAATAATTGAAAAACCAATTAAATAATAAATATATTCACGCCACTCATTGAACACGCGCCACGTCTTATGAATAATCATTTGTGTAATATAATAACCAATTACCGAAAAGATGAGATAACCAAAGATGATCGCTGACGTGGATCTATGGAATATAGCAAAGTATATTCCTCCAATTAATGTAAAGCAAAACGTAAAGCTATAAATAAAAATGTATTTTAACTTATGAAATGCAACTGCCTGTGTTGCTGCTTCAGCAGGTCGATTTCGATAAAGAATCAGACCTACGATGAAACTTAGAATCGTTAAGATTACATAGATAACTAAACTATAGCTAGCATCCTCTGGTGAATTGATTAAGTTAACGATATTTGTTATTGGTGAGTAGGTCGTAATTTTATCATTAATCAAATACGATTCAGGTAATCCAATTACAAAATAGTTTAAATTTGAAATAAATAAGAGTGTAAATCCAAACGGCAATAATAAAAAGATATAGCTAAAGATCCCTTGAATAATTGTAATTCCTGTCATCGTACCAATTACAATACTGACACTATAAGTGAGAAAAAGTATAATTGATGAAACGACAAACCAATAACCAATATCATTTATATTAAATGATCCTTGAACGTCCACTATGTTATAAACAAAAGAAACTAATAGTCCATTAATGATTACCGGTAACCAGAGCCCGATAAAGCCAAATACAACTTGATGCCAATAGAAATAATCACGCTTAATCGGTAAGCTGTAAATAAAATCACTTGAATCCTTCTGATGTAAATAACGAAGGATAAACATCGCCATTAATACAGGTGCAATAAACAAGCTGAATAACTGTACATATACACCATACTCAAAGACAGATTCGCCAAAGTAACCATAGTATTCATCGTGCCTTTGGAATCTCATGAAAATATTTAATGGTACTGCAAAAAATAATATAATCATATAAATTAAACTAATCCAGCCAACTTGGCGGAAGTTTTGTTTAAATATTTCTTTTTTAAACCAAGATGTTTTCGATTGCATAGCCAATCCCCTCCATCTCATAAACAAAGATTTCTTCAAGCGTTAGTGGCAATAGATCATATATTAACGGTTGATGTGCTAAAATGCTTTCATCAATCTGATCTCTATTTCCTCTTAAAATAAATAGATGAACTGTACCACGTTTTTCTTGATGTAAAACTTCAAATTGATTGAAAATTTGTTCTGGAAAATCGCCATCAAATGCTACTTGAACTTTATGAACATCTGATTTCAAATCATCCAACTCTTTCTCTAAGACGAACTCACCATTGTGCAAGATGCCGATATGATCACAAATATCTTCAATTTCACGTAAATTATGTGATGAGATCATCACTGTCATCTCTCTTTCTGCAACATCATTAATGATCAGATTTTTTACTTTTTTACGGACCACGACATCTAATCCATCGAAAGGCTCATCCAGGATTAAATAATCTGGCATTGCGCTAAGTGCGAGCCAAAAGCTCACTTGTCGTTGCATTCCTTTAGAAAATTGATGAACTTTACTTTTAATATCTAATTTAAAAATAGACTGTAACTTTATAAAGCGTTCCTCATTCCAATTCGGATAGAAATTTCGATAAAACTCTGCCATTTGCTGAACAGTATAATGTGAAAAGAAGTAAGGTCGATCCGGAATAAAAATTAGCTTTGCTTTTCTATTTGTATTCTCAAAAATGGCTTCGTCATCGACAATAATTGTACCTGATTGCTGTTTTAAAATTCCTGATACCATTTTTAATATCGTCGTTTTGCCAGCGCCATTAGATCCGAGTAACCCATAGATTGATCCTTTATTAATTTGCAAATTCACATTGTTTACAACTTTTTTCCTTCCATATGATTTGGTCAGATCTTGTATATTTATCATTCCGTCTTTCCTCCTTCGGCCTGTTTTATCGCTTCTTTGACAAGCTCAAATAATTCTTCTTCTGTAACACCTAAGAAAGCAGCTTCTAATAGCAGTTTTTTTATTTCTGTCTTTAACAGTTGAATGGCTTCATGATTATCTTGTTCATTGGTAGGAGAAACAAAACTGCCTTTACCTTTTACCGAATATATATAACCTTGAGCCTCTAATTCTCGATATGCTTTTTGAATTGTATTCGGATTAACCGTTAATTGCTGTGCCAATGTCCGTACAGATGGCAACTGTTCATCTGGCTGTAAGACATTTTTAATAATCAATGATTTAAACTTATCAACCAGCTGCTGATAAATTGGATCACGACTACGCAAGTCTAATTCAAACATATGCCTCCTCCTAACCGTATTAAGTGTATTAACCGTATTAACCGTACTAGTTCATGTAATACAGTTAAAGCGTACAATATTTTTTAATATTTGTAAAGGCCTAATTTAAAATTTCTCACAAAAAAACCAAACACAGTATTAATAGTGTTTGGTTATAATCCATTTTTATTTAAAATGTTTTTGATACCAGTCTCTTGCTGCCTTCACCTCTGTCTGGGTCAATCGATGTCCATTTCTCTCCCAATGAATTGTCACATTGGCACCTCGATCAGCAAGCAATCTTTCTAACTCAACTGATTCTTCTGGAGGACACATTGGATCATTCTCGCCCGCTCCAATAAATACAGGGATTTGATTTTGATTTGGAATGTCGATATCACGTCTCGGTACCATTGGATGATGTAAAATTGCACCAAGCAATACATTCTCATAATGGAACAGTAAACTTCCAGCAATATTTGCACCATTCGAATAACCTACAGCTACGACTTTGTCACGAGCAAATTGATACTTCTTGCTAGCTTGATCAATAAATTCAGCTAATTCATTCGTTTGTTTTTCGAGATCCTCGATATCAAATACCCCTTCTTTTAATCGTTTAAAAAATCTCGGCATACCATTTTCTAAAACATTTCCTCGAACGCTTAGTATATTAGCATTTGGATCAATTATTTCAGCTAATGGCAATAAATCATGTTCATTCCCACCAGTACCATGTAACAAGAGAAGTGTCGGTCCATTTAATTGGCCAGATTTAAAAATATGTCGCATATTTTTAACCTCACTTTAATTTATTTTGAATTCGAGATAATTATACCACGACAAATTAGTTGAGCCAACCATTCCGCTCAAACGCCATTTTAAGATCTTCTATTTGCTCTACTGTTAAGCTCGAATAACGTGCTTGATCATAGATTGATACAAGTGATTGTAAAAGTTCCTTGTCATGAATCAATTCGCGTTCAAGTCGAATGATCGCTTCTTTTGCAGTTTCATACGGAAAAAATTCAAACCCTTGTTTGTTTGCTTTTCCAATCAATACTTTATAAATCATCCTTGCTTTTTGTCTATCACTTAATTCATCCCAATTGATTCGCTTGGTAAAACGCTGTTTGAATCGATCAACAAATTGATCAACGCTTTTAGCAAAATCAAAGACCGATTCTGTTTCATCATAATAAGCTTCGTGATGCTCAATTTCTCTTCCTTTCCGTATCCTTAATAGCATTTCCATTATTTTTTCAGTTATTAATTTGATTTTATTTGCGAAAAACGGAATTTTCTTTATCAGATAATAAATAATAATCAAACTAACAATGATTAAGATCCCATAGCCAACAATCATCAAGATTTGATCGATTATTTCAGCCCAGCGTGATGGTTCTGGTGGTGGCCCAAGATCCGGCATCTCCATGTCGACAATAACATCTTCTGTTATGCTCTCTTCTGGTTTACCCATTCCTAACAGTTTAAATAAGCCTTTAAGTAATAATAATATTCCTGATGCAATAAAGTTATATCTCATTATTAATAACATGATCATGAAAAAGACAAAGACATATAAGTAATTTTGCAGTTTTAATTTCTTATTCATCTGCGACATTTGCCGTTTTACAAGTGACGCTTTACTTAAATGGTCTTGGTTTGTTAAGAAGAGCAAGAAAAATAATAAAATTAACGCTAGAGTCGTTAGTAATTGTTGCTCATTTTCGAAGGTTTGACCACGATATAAAATGTAGCTAATAAAATAACTAGGTAAACTAAATGACCAAATAAGACCGATTGGTAACACATCAGAGATATCCTCCTGACTATATTGATATCCCCTTAACGAGCTAACAAAGAGTATGATCAACATAATCATTTGCTGCCAAATAGAATCTAATGACAGGATAAAAATTAGACTAATTGTCATTAATATACTCAGTAGTAACTTATGATTAATTTTACTTAATACTCGACCGACGAGAGAAAATAATATATAGACAGCCGGGATTAACAACCAGTAATACCCGTCAAAAAAACGTTTTAATAATAATGTGTTTAGCCACAATAAAATCGGGAAAATCGCTAAACATTCTAGGAGGATATATTTAATTGATCGATAAATTTGCTTCATGATACACCCTCCTGAGCCTCGATAGTCACGTGATCAATCACTACTGAATGGCCAGCCGCTCTTAATTGATTGACCTTCTCTAATATTTCATTTGTAATTATAGGGGTAATCAATAAAATATCCGCTCTTTTAGATTGCAGCTGCACATACTCATCAAGTAAATATTTAATATGACGACTACGCTTTGGTATTAAATAAGCTATTTGGGTGAGTAAATGATAAAAATGAGCCGTACCAGAATTCGCTTCTACTTTAACAAATGATCGATTTGATTCATGTGCCTTTCTTTTATCAACTGCATTAGTTGAAAAACTATACGCCTCTCCATTACTTTCTAAGTAATGAGCGACAGTTGCTGCATAACTAAGTGTCTTTTCAAATAATTCTAGATTACTTATCGGTAACCAAATATCTTCTGATTGATCTGCGTTTACGAGTATGACGACTTCACGATCTGCAGTGTGATCATTTACTTTAACTTGAATATTTTTTGTCCGTGCAGAAGCCTTCCAGTTGATTTGCTTAATATTATCTCCGATTAGATAATCTCTCGTACCAACGGATATAAAAGGATCTTCAATTATCCAACGTTTAACTGTTTGCTCACCAAGAAATATTTGTGATGGTATCGTTAGATCATCTTTTCTTAGTATTTGAGGATAGACAATAATTTTTGCATCCGTTTCAAATGAACGAAATTGCTCAATAAAACCAA
This window contains:
- a CDS encoding lactonase family protein, with protein sequence MTNVITGYLGSYTKEESKGVYRFTFDTEQAKIVEVTPVAELSNPTYVTVSANNKYLYAVTQEGDQGGITAFSIDQATKELTKLNSLTEAGSPPCHVSVNQNQSIVVTANYHTKQIISYLTNPDGSLKEVADIAIHEGSGPHERQEKPHMHYAGFSPDQKYVFAVDLGSDEITTYAIDQIGKLQKKHVLKTPAGSGPRHLAFAANGEYAYVMTELSSEVLTLKYDQADGSFELLQQLKAIPDSFNEVNDGSAIHVTSDGKFVYVGNRGHNSIAIFKVNQDTHLLEFVDWTSTEGDWPRDFVLTPDEKFLIASNQKSGTLTVFERELETGKLTLKQANVKAPEVVCVKFMN
- a CDS encoding RNA polymerase sigma factor, coding for MHEVVENREADFTGYYQKHYNEMFYVANRIVHNHYSAEDIVQEAFIKAYKNYGHLIDQSKHRAWLRTIVIRTAIDYYRKQTRYETVSVEEGAEAGQLLRCPKDSIPTQLNWQFEKDGILEKIDTLPKGMQEVLKIKIATDGKDQEIADQLNISLSAVKTRLHRARKMLRAEMSTVN
- a CDS encoding ABC transporter permease, with the translated sequence MQSKTSWFKKEIFKQNFRQVGWISLIYMIILFFAVPLNIFMRFQRHDEYYGYFGESVFEYGVYVQLFSLFIAPVLMAMFILRYLHQKDSSDFIYSLPIKRDYFYWHQVVFGFIGLWLPVIINGLLVSFVYNIVDVQGSFNINDIGYWFVVSSIILFLTYSVSIVIGTMTGITIIQGIFSYIFLLLPFGFTLLFISNLNYFVIGLPESYLINDKITTYSPITNIVNLINSPEDASYSLVIYVILTILSFIVGLILYRNRPAEAATQAVAFHKLKYIFIYSFTFCFTLIGGIYFAIFHRSTSAIIFGYLIFSVIGYYITQMIIHKTWRVFNEWREYIYYLIGFSIILLLTIFDVTGYQNRIPETDQVESAFVVIDKYSFNENLDKYGDLEGFTTQVDIDRVREYHQQLINSNQMTEWYDYFYKDITILYRLKNGKEMVREYRSSDQLDHQKLLEEITQTQTYKKYTNEIFYVNPKDISQIRIVAYPTNSELTITNYKEIAEFVDLFKQDLLNTDHDSTPYSSTVEVHFNDNLNQYHQFYELSWNYKEVIKWLEDNDLLEQAMMTAEDVEKIIIATPDDLEEYYYYDEREYFSNILSESKKSIITDADQINQILTKVTYEDFEGDHLLVLYLKDTWYPYVIKIHKSQLPDEVINNLK
- a CDS encoding ABC transporter ATP-binding protein, with the translated sequence MINIQDLTKSYGRKKVVNNVNLQINKGSIYGLLGSNGAGKTTILKMVSGILKQQSGTIIVDDEAIFENTNRKAKLIFIPDRPYFFSHYTVQQMAEFYRNFYPNWNEERFIKLQSIFKLDIKSKVHQFSKGMQRQVSFWLALSAMPDYLILDEPFDGLDVVVRKKVKNLIINDVAEREMTVMISSHNLREIEDICDHIGILHNGEFVLEKELDDLKSDVHKVQVAFDGDFPEQIFNQFEVLHQEKRGTVHLFILRGNRDQIDESILAHQPLIYDLLPLTLEEIFVYEMEGIGYAIENILV
- a CDS encoding GntR family transcriptional regulator; the encoded protein is MFELDLRSRDPIYQQLVDKFKSLIIKNVLQPDEQLPSVRTLAQQLTVNPNTIQKAYRELEAQGYIYSVKGKGSFVSPTNEQDNHEAIQLLKTEIKKLLLEAAFLGVTEEELFELVKEAIKQAEGGKTE
- a CDS encoding alpha/beta hydrolase, producing the protein MRHIFKSGQLNGPTLLLLHGTGGNEHDLLPLAEIIDPNANILSVRGNVLENGMPRFFKRLKEGVFDIEDLEKQTNELAEFIDQASKKYQFARDKVVAVGYSNGANIAGSLLFHYENVLLGAILHHPMVPRRDIDIPNQNQIPVFIGAGENDPMCPPEESVELERLLADRGANVTIHWERNGHRLTQTEVKAARDWYQKHFK
- a CDS encoding DUF58 domain-containing protein: MNIAWLIALLIISIFGQGYIYSKWGLNKISYKRQFDQSSVFVGQKVILVDEVVNKKLLPLPWVRLESKMDYSIKTIGESQFDSSDLDVHRTLLSLLPYQKLTRRHHLICTKRGVFELDTIALTLGDVFGFIEQFRSFETDAKIIVYPQILRKDDLTIPSQIFLGEQTVKRWIIEDPFISVGTRDYLIGDNIKQINWKASARTKNIQVKVNDHTADREVVILVNADQSEDIWLPISNLELFEKTLSYAATVAHYLESNGEAYSFSTNAVDKRKAHESNRSFVKVEANSGTAHFYHLLTQIAYLIPKRSRHIKYLLDEYVQLQSKRADILLITPIITNEILEKVNQLRAAGHSVVIDHVTIEAQEGVS